The following coding sequences are from one Candidatus Peregrinibacteria bacterium window:
- a CDS encoding MFS transporter, whose product MEPFPNQIKTKILSFFGQFFVNRLLNLAKHEWGRVVSAWFLRFFTQIATVLGFTLLTVFFIEKNGIPRLPMLFILQSLFAITGTLLFSEILKKVSKNILFLTSSLLGAIFLIIAFFLQENVNTFWLLLLATFSIFLGQMNILLLLFIEELFSPLESERTFPIVESAEPLGTLFSGLIAVIGISLFGFHVSQLLVLWAGIMGAIVPIFLLLERKLRPVPIPKSKAHIREKNSKKEEFEEMIEYVKNIPFLKGLLVVIFLHWFGSNFIEFQFTKAINLEFVQNAKHLGESYQEVDALAEGFGSYQIIISVLFLLSEIILASRVLKHLGLMRSILLHPLTSFFAAVSMFFRYNFFTAVGAKATYEIIGGLKKNAYNASFYALRPKVRELAKEFLEGIARPMGMMAGTVVLLLIQKIFPQEWGDHLIAGTLMIVFLIMFFEAYKLRKKYTFLAKKSLETQGNIPEKFDAIEILAQNGHDSATSHLIKSLLYRKERPEVQIKILRTLGMLRDPMAIPEILKFLHHEKKEVQLAAVQAIGRYDNLANTPETDTFSEYRVVEALKSLIFTSTSKQLKSEVILLFKNIKKSSVVPFLLELLQSSDPKIRSDAVHVCSLFHDYSSAYYLEKCLDDPHPMVRANALIALWKFIPYRLRLLLRLNEMLRSADPEVVVNAVYAVGEISLKEEISKLKEMLEHPNADIRLHAAIAIAKLGDASSVKYIVDALLSSSKETMTKILRLVEEIDDGIKSIIMRSLTQRISEEVFSVLKKARTPILEDMEEDILKELLHAYTILKEEQYTLMITDILEKKSSQKKFERDKKAQEKEERECLQEISLEELCT is encoded by the coding sequence ATGGAACCTTTTCCAAACCAGATAAAAACAAAAATTCTTTCATTTTTCGGGCAATTCTTCGTAAACAGGCTTTTAAACCTCGCAAAACACGAGTGGGGCAGAGTAGTTTCTGCTTGGTTTTTGAGATTTTTCACTCAAATTGCTACCGTTTTGGGATTTACGCTCCTTACCGTGTTTTTTATAGAGAAAAATGGGATTCCCCGCTTACCGATGCTCTTTATCTTACAATCACTTTTTGCCATAACAGGAACACTGCTGTTTTCTGAAATATTGAAAAAAGTATCAAAAAATATACTTTTTCTTACTTCAAGCCTTCTTGGAGCCATTTTCCTCATAATTGCATTCTTTTTGCAGGAGAATGTGAATACGTTTTGGCTCCTTCTCCTCGCAACATTTTCCATTTTTTTGGGGCAAATGAACATTTTGCTCCTTCTCTTTATTGAAGAGCTCTTTAGTCCGCTTGAGAGTGAGAGAACATTTCCCATAGTGGAATCCGCCGAACCGCTCGGCACGCTTTTTTCAGGACTTATTGCCGTGATAGGAATTTCTCTTTTTGGTTTTCATGTTTCACAGCTTCTCGTTTTGTGGGCTGGAATTATGGGCGCTATTGTTCCCATATTTTTGCTTCTCGAAAGAAAACTGAGACCAGTTCCTATTCCAAAATCCAAGGCGCACATTCGTGAAAAAAACTCAAAGAAAGAAGAATTTGAAGAAATGATCGAATACGTAAAAAATATTCCTTTTTTAAAAGGGCTTCTGGTGGTTATATTTCTCCATTGGTTTGGATCTAATTTCATCGAATTTCAGTTCACAAAAGCAATTAATTTAGAATTTGTCCAAAACGCAAAACATCTCGGAGAATCCTATCAAGAAGTCGATGCTCTTGCTGAAGGATTCGGATCCTATCAGATTATCATTTCTGTCTTGTTTCTTCTTTCTGAAATTATTCTTGCGAGTCGAGTTCTCAAACACTTGGGTCTCATGAGGAGCATTCTTCTCCATCCGCTCACTTCATTTTTTGCCGCCGTATCGATGTTTTTTCGATACAACTTTTTTACTGCGGTTGGAGCAAAGGCAACATATGAAATTATTGGAGGACTCAAGAAAAATGCCTATAACGCCTCATTTTATGCATTACGTCCAAAAGTACGGGAACTTGCTAAAGAGTTTCTGGAAGGGATTGCGCGTCCGATGGGAATGATGGCGGGAACAGTTGTCCTCCTCCTCATACAAAAAATATTTCCTCAGGAATGGGGTGATCACCTCATTGCAGGAACTCTTATGATCGTTTTTCTCATCATGTTTTTTGAGGCTTACAAACTCCGAAAAAAATACACTTTTCTGGCAAAAAAGAGTTTGGAAACACAAGGAAATATTCCTGAAAAATTTGATGCCATTGAAATCTTAGCCCAAAATGGACATGATAGCGCAACTTCACACCTTATTAAATCACTTTTGTACCGCAAAGAAAGACCAGAAGTACAAATAAAAATTTTGAGAACCCTCGGAATGCTTCGAGACCCAATGGCAATTCCGGAAATTCTCAAGTTTTTGCATCATGAAAAAAAGGAGGTGCAGCTTGCTGCAGTACAGGCGATTGGACGCTATGACAACCTTGCAAATACTCCGGAAACAGATACGTTTTCTGAGTATCGTGTTGTAGAAGCTCTGAAATCTCTGATTTTTACAAGTACATCAAAACAGCTCAAATCAGAGGTGATACTGCTTTTTAAAAATATAAAAAAGAGCAGTGTGGTTCCTTTTCTTCTCGAACTTCTTCAGTCTTCAGATCCGAAAATTCGATCAGATGCCGTACACGTTTGTAGTCTTTTTCATGATTATTCTAGCGCTTATTATTTGGAAAAATGTCTTGATGATCCCCATCCAATGGTTCGGGCGAATGCGCTTATCGCTCTTTGGAAATTTATACCATATCGTCTGCGGCTTCTTCTGCGCCTCAATGAGATGCTGAGGAGCGCTGATCCAGAGGTTGTGGTAAATGCGGTGTACGCTGTTGGGGAAATATCCCTTAAAGAAGAGATTTCAAAATTGAAAGAGATGCTGGAACATCCGAACGCAGATATTCGTCTCCATGCTGCGATAGCTATTGCAAAACTGGGAGATGCCTCGTCTGTAAAGTACATTGTAGATGCTCTTTTGTCTTCTTCAAAAGAGACAATGACAAAAATTCTTCGACTGGTAGAGGAAATTGATGACGGAATAAAAAGTATTATCATGAGGAGTCTTACTCAGAGAATTTCAGAAGAGGTATTCTCTGTTCTTAAAAAAGCACGGACCCCAATTTTAGAAGATATGGAGGAGGATATTTTAAAGGAACTTCTCCATGCCTACACTATTCTGAAAGAGGAACAATACACACTCATGATTACGGATATTCTTGAGAAAAAATCATCTCAAAAAAAATTCGAACGTGATAAAAAAGCACAAGAAAAAGAAGAACGTGAATGTCTCCAGGAAATTTCTCTGGAAGAACTCTGCACATAA
- a CDS encoding MBL fold metallo-hydrolase, translated as MKIHFHGAAHGVTGSKHLIEINGKNILLDCGFFQGKRKLSYEMNKYFSFDPKSIDAMILSHAHIDHSGNIPGLVKNGYTKKIYCTDATKDLTLLMLLDSAHIQESDAEFFLKHQKSLQPEIPIEPLYTMEDAEKSSTLLVGKKYHERFEVLPGIFCTFYDAGHVLGSAVILLDFLENGKEKRLIFTGDLGREGKVILRDPEAPDSANYIITESTYGDRFHEPFPEMRGEMGKVVSETAQKGGKIIIPSFSLERTQEIVYDLHMLYKENRTPKIPIYVDSPLATNLTKIFQSHPECYDEQTRKDFLNVAEDPFQCLGYLKYTRSVDESKALNFHQGPCIIISASGMCEAGRIRHHLRNSVEDPKNTILIVGYQAEHTLGRRIVERRPFIKVFGEMLRLRADVKILNGYSGHGDANDLVSFIQKVNGLSCIFIVHGEISQSEGLLKRLRKVNPKWIIEIPKMGDVLDPETLLSSV; from the coding sequence ATGAAAATTCACTTTCATGGTGCTGCACATGGAGTTACCGGATCAAAACATCTCATTGAAATAAACGGGAAAAACATCTTGCTCGACTGTGGATTCTTTCAGGGGAAACGAAAGCTTTCGTATGAAATGAACAAGTATTTTTCATTCGACCCAAAATCAATTGATGCCATGATCCTTTCACATGCTCATATTGATCATTCCGGAAATATTCCTGGGCTTGTAAAGAATGGGTACACCAAGAAAATTTATTGCACTGACGCCACAAAAGACCTCACTCTGCTTATGCTTCTCGATTCTGCACACATCCAAGAAAGTGACGCTGAATTCTTCTTAAAGCACCAAAAAAGTCTCCAACCAGAAATCCCTATAGAACCGCTTTATACAATGGAAGATGCGGAAAAATCTAGCACGCTGCTTGTTGGGAAAAAATACCATGAGCGCTTTGAAGTTCTTCCCGGTATTTTTTGCACATTTTATGATGCCGGACATGTTCTTGGATCAGCTGTTATTCTTCTCGATTTTCTTGAAAATGGGAAAGAAAAACGCCTTATATTTACTGGTGATCTCGGGAGAGAAGGAAAAGTTATTTTGCGAGATCCTGAAGCCCCCGACTCAGCAAATTACATTATCACAGAAAGTACTTATGGAGATCGATTCCACGAGCCATTCCCAGAAATGCGAGGAGAAATGGGAAAGGTGGTTTCTGAAACAGCTCAAAAAGGAGGAAAAATTATTATTCCGTCCTTTTCTCTCGAACGAACACAAGAAATAGTGTACGACCTCCATATGCTCTACAAAGAAAATCGCACCCCAAAAATTCCTATTTACGTTGATTCCCCGCTTGCCACAAATCTCACAAAAATTTTTCAGTCGCATCCAGAATGTTATGACGAACAAACCCGAAAAGACTTTTTGAATGTGGCCGAGGATCCATTCCAATGCCTTGGATACTTAAAATACACTCGTTCAGTCGATGAATCAAAGGCTCTGAATTTTCATCAGGGACCATGCATTATTATCTCGGCATCAGGAATGTGCGAAGCTGGACGAATTCGTCATCATCTCAGAAATAGCGTAGAAGACCCAAAAAACACCATTCTTATCGTGGGATATCAAGCAGAACACACATTAGGAAGGAGAATTGTTGAGCGAAGACCTTTCATCAAAGTATTTGGAGAAATGCTGAGGCTCCGTGCAGACGTAAAAATTCTCAATGGATACTCAGGGCATGGTGATGCAAATGACCTTGTTTCCTTTATTCAAAAAGTTAATGGTCTTTCCTGCATTTTTATTGTACATGGAGAAATATCTCAAAGCGAAGGGCTCTTAAAACGCCTCCGGAAAGTGAATCCAAAATGGATAATAGAAATCCCCAAAATGGGAGATGTTCTTGATCCAGAGACACTCTTAAGTAGTGTATAA
- the ald gene encoding alanine dehydrogenase, protein MSSPKIIGTIAEIKDNENRVGITPEGVKKLVEDGHRVFVQRHAGKGAGFHDHEYIAAGAEIRITPEEIVPAVDILVKVKEPLESEYPLLGHMNGKTLFTYLHLSAAPKALTERLLECEISGIAYETVEDTHGKLPLLSPMSEIAGVLSVQYGAEYLQRKYGGRGKTLGEIKNTSRARVVVYGAGIVGKTATKSAAGLGSLVTLFDINEISLREAEKEVKAYLGEHLSKNVTFEKPEHKVACAALAEADLLIGGVLVAGTRAPKVVSEEQIHLMKEGSVVVDVSIDQGGCVWGSKATTHSKPIFELDGKIYCCVANMPGQVAHQSTQALTSATLPYIEKLANQGGEKALLADAHFLKGLNTYRGHITYESVAKDLQMIEKYVPAKDALHS, encoded by the coding sequence ATGAGTTCTCCTAAAATTATTGGAACAATTGCTGAGATTAAGGATAATGAAAATCGAGTCGGCATTACTCCTGAAGGAGTGAAGAAATTAGTAGAGGATGGTCACCGTGTTTTTGTACAAAGACATGCAGGAAAAGGCGCTGGTTTTCATGATCACGAATATATTGCAGCTGGAGCCGAAATAAGAATAACGCCTGAAGAAATAGTTCCTGCAGTTGATATTCTCGTGAAGGTAAAAGAGCCACTGGAATCAGAATACCCGTTGCTCGGTCATATGAATGGAAAAACGCTGTTTACGTATCTCCATCTTTCTGCTGCTCCGAAGGCTCTTACAGAGAGGCTTCTCGAATGCGAAATATCAGGAATTGCCTATGAAACGGTAGAAGACACACATGGAAAACTCCCGCTTCTCTCGCCCATGAGTGAAATTGCAGGAGTGCTTTCCGTGCAATATGGAGCGGAATATTTGCAAAGAAAATATGGGGGAAGAGGAAAGACTCTTGGAGAAATAAAGAATACAAGTCGTGCAAGGGTTGTGGTCTATGGCGCAGGAATTGTCGGAAAAACAGCTACAAAATCAGCTGCAGGACTCGGAAGTTTGGTAACACTTTTTGACATTAATGAGATCTCTCTTCGTGAGGCAGAAAAAGAGGTAAAGGCGTATCTCGGAGAACATCTCTCAAAAAACGTCACTTTTGAAAAACCAGAACATAAAGTTGCATGTGCGGCTTTGGCAGAGGCAGATCTTCTCATTGGAGGAGTGCTTGTTGCCGGAACTCGTGCTCCAAAAGTAGTTTCGGAAGAGCAGATTCACCTGATGAAAGAAGGGTCAGTGGTTGTAGATGTGTCTATTGACCAAGGAGGTTGCGTTTGGGGATCAAAAGCGACAACGCACAGCAAGCCTATTTTTGAACTGGATGGGAAAATTTATTGTTGTGTTGCAAATATGCCGGGACAAGTGGCACATCAATCTACACAGGCACTCACCAGTGCGACGCTTCCCTATATTGAAAAACTTGCAAATCAAGGAGGAGAAAAGGCGCTTCTCGCAGATGCGCACTTTTTGAAAGGACTCAATACCTACCGTGGTCATATCACTTATGAATCCGTCGCGAAAGATCTGCAAATGATAGAAAAATATGTTCCAGCAAAAGACGCTCTTCACTCGTAA